One Marasmius oreades isolate 03SP1 chromosome 7, whole genome shotgun sequence genomic window, CGATGTGAGAGGGCAGTCGCGTAGGTCGCGTGTGATGAGTGCGGACATCCCGAATGCCGGGTAGCCCAGTCTACGACTCCCCCGAGAGATAATCAAGATTGAGACGCATACATCGATCCAGAATCCGTTTCTTCTTTGACTTGGTCTTGACAACTCAAAATTATAATTTGGACCTTGAGTATAATGGACGGGATTCTAATCGCTTTGTGGTGCCTTATATTCAACCCAGCTCGAGACTCACGTCCTCAAAAAACTTCCTTTCTCCTCTGATTTCAAAGTCATGCAAATTGTGCTCTACTCATCCTTCTTTTTGACGTTTACGCTCTTTTCTTTGGATGGCTTTGTTCTCGGCGCATCTACTTCTGTGAACACCCGCCTCTATAGTACTCCTTTGCAGGCTGTCAAAGGACAGATCAGCCATAAACCACGCTCGACCGTTCCGGCCTCGGTGAGTGTGTTCTTGATTGAAACTGCTGCTGAGCCAAAGTTTGTCTTCCAAGGTCGTCCATCAGCAACACATTAACAGGGCCCTCCGCCGTCTATCTCTCGCAACAGGTCGCGTCCCGCCATCTGACAGCCAGTTCTTGACCAAAATACACGAGAGGATCGCGGTTGAAGCTTCACATTCCTGCTTCCATAACGAAAAACGGTTGAACCGTGTTGGCGTTCCTGGACTGTTTAAACTCGCCACCGCGACTTcgaaagaagaaactggaGGTATTATCAATCTGGTCCATGGCACCGAGGACGATGAAGGCGGCCATTCtactcaacttcaaatcgAGTGAGTCTGTAGTCGATCGTTGGCTTCGCGCCTTGCTGAGTTTACTCTTTTTCACAGATCTACAGACGTTGGATGTAAGAATTTGGCCTCATGTCCTCAACTACGTCGTATCGAGATGCAATCTTTTCTAGATTTCTGCGACGCTCATATCGGAACCCCAGCTCGTCCTTTCAAGCTGCTCGTCGACACAGGTTCTTCTGATCTTTGGATTCCCGATGAAAATTGTCATGGAGACGATGAAAACATTCCAGGTTGCGTGAGCTATCCCCTGAACCAATCTATTTGATGTTTGAACTGAGCTTTCCCGCAATGCAGGGCCCACATGCCTCTATTGGTCCTAATTCCAGCTCAACCTTCCAGAACACCCGAGAggttttcttcatcttctatgTCTCCGGGTATGCCTTGGGCAACATGGTCACCGACCATGTATCGATCGCTCAGCTTACTGTCCAGAACCTTAAGTTCGGTGCCGCGATCAGAGAAAGCCAGTCGGTTGTTTCGTGCGTTCCCTCGTGTCATCGTAGAGCCCTGAGGAACTTACATTCTTGAACGGCAGTGCGAATGTTCCATGGGATGGTATTTTAGGTCTCGGGCAACCAGCAAGTACCACATCGCTTTCAACAATTCTCGTTGACTCTGATTTGTCTGTATACACCTTCACTTTTAGGCACTTTCCCGCCAACCCAATACAACTTCATTCCTCGACGTCCTCAAGAATCAAAATCAAGTTTCCAAGAACGTGGTCTCCTTCAAGATCCCTCGCCACCTGGACGCTCACAAAAAGAACAGCGAGGGAGAGATGACTATTGGAGGTCTGAACCCGAATCAATATCACAAAAACACTCTCGTCACGATAAAGAACGTGAACAAGAAAGGATTTTGGGAAGTGCCAATCGATGGGTTGGTGGTGAACGGTGTTCAATTGGGCTGGGTAGCGCATGGAAATCGTACGGGGGTGTTGGATACTGGAACGGTTAGTCCGATAGTTTCTTAGAGTGTGATAGATAACGAGGATAAATCCCATCTTCAGTCCCTCCTGGTCGTAACCCCCTCGGTAAGTCGCACGATTGTTAACTAAGTTTCCCTTGATCCCATTTCATGACTCTAAATAGGACGCCGATGCCATTCACGCTCTGATACCTGGCGCCCGGTTCGACTTTGGACAAAAGCAATGGACCATCCCGTGTACAAGCAACACCTCCATGACATTTAGATTCGGGAACAGGTCTTTCACTATTGACCCCCGAGATTTAATCTTCGACCTTCCCATCAATGCAACTACCTGTTACTCCGGAATCACCGCCGGGAAGCTTGGGTTGGGATCTAAAGCTTGGCTGGTGAGACCTGTTTGCTGCCTTGAATGCTACCTGTGTGATTGATTCCCGTATTCTCAGGTCGGGGACACCATCCTCAAGAATATGtacttgagcttgaacaGGGAGACCGACGAGATTTCGTTCGCTCAACTGAAGTAGACAGTATTTGCAAAACTTCTTGGGATTGTACAATACCTTTCACAAGTGTTTTTCGGTAATTTCTACAGAATCAACGTCTACACCTGGTTTGAACCATCGCTCATCCTCATTAATTTCGATGTCGTTGCCACACATCATGCGCTTTTTCATtatcccatcttcatcgtATGTCCAGTTCTTTTCAAAATCATGCGTTATCGATCAAAATCCAAGTAAGGAATGAGATGAGACAATACCTCCATGCCATAGGTTCGATGCCATTGCCCTTTAAGGTCAGATTGTCCGTTCCATTCATAGAAGAACTAGAAAGATCATCGGTATGTATCACGTGGTATCGACATAACAGCGCAAACACACCTGAACTGCAATCTTGTTGTCGCGGAACGTGAAGAGCTCCTTCCTCAACCTAATTGTTATCCATCAGCTGTGAAGGAAGATAAAGATCATTACAACTATCGCAAGTGACTAACCGATAACCATGCTCGGTCTTCCACTTCTGCGTCAAGAACTCTATTACTTCGTCTCTGCCTGACAGGAAGCAACCTCTGTTACGCCAGATGGTGTTGTGCGTATAAGCAAGAGCAACTTTGGCAGGTTCCTTTGAGTTCCAAAGGTCTTGGGCGACCTTGACTTTTTTGATAGCAGAGGCAAGCGTGAACGGCGGTTTGATGGACATTGAGCGAAATCGACAACACTTTATCCACGTTTGTTATATGCCTGGAATTGACCGAGACAGCCGAGATTCCCACTCCGGGCCAAATTTTCGGTAAGTGCGAGTCGGAGAATCTGAGTACTGTCTACTCCGTAACGGACCACATTCAGATGGGTCGAGGTTCCAGAACTGCTCCAGATTCCACCGAGTCGGAAGTTTCGCATTAGCAGAGTGGTAGTCGAGGCTGTCAATGTTTCAATGCCGACTTGGGTCACATAAGTTGCTCAGCTTGCTTCATGTCCCATTGAGAATGACTTGTTCAGAGGCGTTCTCTCCTTTCGGCAGTACCTCATTCTTGGGGCTAAACTTCAATAATAGCTGAGCTCTCAGTGGACTCGCCAATCACCTGTACATAAATTTCCTCACAAGTTCATCTCCGGCATTGTTATGCCGCCTCGACTATCCCTCACGCGAAACTTCCGAATCGGCCTCTTGGCCAGACATTGTGCCCCAGTTTTCGCTTTGCGCTTATCCGACAATCGCTGGTAAGTAAAGACCAGGTTTATTCCACCATTCGGCTCGTAACCGTAACCGTGCCCAAGAATTGACCCAGTTTTACGGAGTACATACTTATCCTGGCGTGGAAGGGCGTGGGATGAGGGAACGGAGATGTGATTGTTCCTTTCGATGATCAGATTCTACGAATCTGATACTTAAGGTGCTGGTTACTGGTGCTGTGGGTGTAAATTTGTAATGGAGAGGACTCCGGACAAAGACTCAATTTCGTCCCCGACCTCATCAACTTCAGACTCTGAATCACTTTCCCCCTGCTCTCCGAGACGACGTTGATGATTCGGGTTCTCGAATAACAGATCATCACCTGCATCCTCTATGGAATGGTCAGAAAATTGTATACCAAACTAAGACTTATTCACCTTTTTCTTTCCTGGACTGTTGCCAACTGCTTTCAAGATCTTCTATGATCTTCTCTTGAGCTGCACTGACTTCGGCTGCAGAATGACATTTTCGATACTTGTCTATGAAAGGCCTTTCCGTTGAAATGAGAACCTCTACGTGTCAGATGGCTATAAAAATGACTCACTTATTCACTTTAAAGAATGCTTCTCCCCAACCAAAGCCAGACAAAAGCTTTTCTGCGTAATCACCGAATCCGATTATATAGAACGCTGCAGCCAGAGCTTCGACACAGTTCAATCGCCATGGCTTTCCATAATTGACAGGATTTGTGGCGATGAGATAAGGCACTCAAAAAGCGTTTCTGTCAGTACGCTACAGGAAAAAGTTGGTTGCAGACGTACGCAAACGTTCATGAGGGCTTGCAATCTTATTGAACGGTACATCATCCAGTCGTGCCCACGAACATTCAACGACGGCAAGTCCACCCTGTAGAACGATCTCTCGATCGGCAGGACTGACGACTTGGATGCCTTTCGGACTGAAGTAAGTTGATTGTCAAAGTACAAAGTGGTGAAAAAGGACCATACAGAAATTCAGCTCACAGCTCACAAGAAGGGGTGTGGATGCATGCTCACGAAACAACGACACCTCTAAAGCGTGTTCCAACTCTCAGCTCCTTTATCAGTCCCAGTCGTGCAAGTTTCTTCCCAGAGCAACGTCGTGGATCACAGTGATCAAAGTCCTAGACTGACATTGATACTACATCGCAAGATATAAGCTTCATGACTCACCCACATCGCTACAGGGACATCTATATGGACTTGGTCATCATCTTCATGCTCTACACAGATATGTCAGAGATGCAGAACATAAAGAGGCAAGCAGGACGCGCACCCAAACCATTGTCTTGCTCCGCCCCAACATCATCTATAGCGCTGTCTGGTCGCCAGTCTTGAGAAGTTCTTTCTAGCCTTTTGTCAGATGTTGCCTTCGAATTAGTTCTTGAAGaagatcctcttcctcgggCACCACGGCCGCGTTTAGGTCTCCCAGAAGAGGTTTCAGCGTTTTTCTTGCCCATCTTGTAATTGGAGAAGGTATCGGTCGTGAGAATTTTCGACTTCTCCACCAATTCTCCACCACCAATTCTCCACCACCAAACCTCCCTATGTTCCCGACTGCAGCTCGACTGTCCAAAGCCTCCAGACGTCCTCTCACGACAAAACGAGGGAATAAAGATTACTACAAAGGTGAACATATTCAGTACTCTCAAGATCAGACACCTTCATCCACCAAACTCCTCCCCCATCAGGCACTCGACAAGCTGTTCTTCCTGGCGGTCACCGAACAGGTGCACCAGGCCGACACGTCGTTCGAGGAAAAGCAAAGTATCGCCTTTTGGATGAAAAAGTTCGCGTATTCGTTGCACCGCCGATATTAGAAATTGAGAACTCTACGGTAAGTCTTCAATCAATTCTGCTAACATCCATACTCACCACTTCGTGgttttctctctccctcaCTACAGTTAAGACCATACGTATCCACCTCTGTGCAGCTTAAGGAAAGCGAGAAACGAGCGGCTTTCGGGAAATTTCGTGAAGCTGGTGGGCTTACACCGCAACATTACCTCAAAATGCTTCGCGAGAATGCACAACAGGCCAAGCCGAAAGAGTTAATGGAGACAGATTCAAGTCATTCTGTGTCGCGCTTGACTGGATTTATGGAGAAGGTTGGACTACGGTGACCTCTCACGAAGGGACGTGCTGGTATGTCCTTGATTTGTTATATTGTTCTCAATGCTGAGGTTTACTTCACTTTAGACCCATCGTACCGTTATTCTTTCCGGTAGATGCGACTTGAAACTAACCTACTTACTTCGATTTTTGGTGTGGACATCTGGGTTCTCGAACCCTTTCGCCGAGCCGCTGCTGATCGAGACTCGCAGAGGATATCCCAAGACAAACCTAACTACCTTACGAGGGCTCAGAACAATGATATAACCACTTCACACTCCCTCTTTGAACGGCGTCTAACGCCAACTCAGAGCGACTTTCGACTAGCTCAGCACTCAAGGAGTTACCCGAGCAATACTAGATTGTGAATCTATTACCCTCGTGCTGCAGACAGATTTGGGTGCAGTTGCCTATTTTCCTCGTCACAGGCGGTATCGCAAAAGTACTCAGAGACTTGAGGCTGGTCCTGCTCGTGATATTCTACGAGTATTCACTGTGAGGTAGATAACGGTAAGCGACCTCTATCAGCCTTTCTCGAGCTTATCTCTACGGTGTGTGTAAAGCAAGTGGGTAAAGTGTGTCCCAGTCAATCGTTGGACCGAGGGGGAGTGCAGCGTAGATCTACACTCGCAATTTAGGAGATCAAACGAAGGTCTGTGGTGGACGCGAAGGAAATGAAGTAATAGATCAAGATACATATGAAAATTTACACAAAAAATTATGAAAGATTGTAATTACAGTGTTAGAGGCTAAAACACAAAGCCTTCAAAGGAGCGATGGGATAGCAACAAAGGTCGCACGTAGTAGGCCATCAATCAGCGTTACTAATACCGAGTATCATTAGAAAGAGGTAAATCACTGTCGACAAAAGATTGGGAGGTGTGTATCGCGGAACTGACCCTGACGGAAGCTTCTGAGGGCCTGCAGTCCCTTCACCGGTATTTCCTGAAGTCCCTTCACCGGCGTTTTGAGTATTGTTGGACTGTAGAGCCCACTGTATCCCGCCAAGGACATGGGCAATAAAGAGTTCATCCTTTAACGACTAAACCATGGTTGTATCACTCTAAAATAGAGTTCACTCACTCGCCACGTTTCATTTAAATGGCCCAGACTGGTGTAGAAGCTACGTCCAGCCGTGCGTCCCTCTTGGACACCAGCACCTCGTTCTTGATACCAAGCTAGGGTGAGGAAGAGGTCAATGACGAGTTTTTGCGTCAGAAAGTGTTGCACCAAGCACTAACCCGTAGGATGTGGAGTCCCTTGATTGAATTTCCGCACGCCGTCGTCTAAACCAGGCGTTAGCTTTCCGAAACAAACATCAAAGAAGAGATTTAACCGGTATATGTAGATTCATCGGCAGAAAGGATGACTTTTGCGCCCAAAGCTCGCGGATCGGACTTGAAATTATACCTTCACAATCCAACACAACACAAGCATTAGTTTCGAAAATCGAAAATCGAAGCTAAAACGTGCATCTCATCTTGGACTTTCCATCGTGCCGGAAGCATTGTTGTGCTCGGATGAGACCGATCCAGAACATTCACCGTCTAGAATGTTTAGTGAATCGAAGTCAAAGAATACAGTTGAGTGCGACACACAGCATTTTGGAGGGGTGGGTGATAATCAAAGTATGCCCCTACTCATGACGAGGTGTCCTCAGAGACTCAAAACCTTCGGCCTTTTCAAACGTACCAATCTCATGTCCGTAGAAAGTATCGTTGACAAGGCTATCACTGGCAGAATGTATCCCGATGAAATTGCCGCCTCGATTGAGATAGTTCTGAAATGCAGTCTTTCCAGAAGCCTGAAGAACTACAACAAGACGTGCGTTCAGGGTAAAGTGAGGGGTAGACACGAATTAGCAATTTATCGCATACCTTCGCCGGTTGTGCTCAGGAAGACAACAGCGCCGTAGGGCGCAAGATTACTATCCGAGAACAAG contains:
- a CDS encoding uncharacterized protein (BUSCO:EOG092656RK), translated to MGKKNAETSSGRPKRGRGARGRGSSSRTNSKATSDKRLERTSQDWRPDSAIDDVGAEQDNGLEHEDDDQVHIDVPVAMWDFDHCDPRRCSGKKLARLGLIKELRVGTRFRGVVVSPKGIQVVSPADREIVLQGGLAVVECSWARLDDVPFNKIASPHERLLPYLIATNPVNYGKPWRLNCVEALAAAFYIIGFGDYAEKLLSGFGWGEAFFKVNKPFIDKYRKCHSAAEVSAAQEKIIEDLESSWQQSRKEKEDAGDDLLFENPNHQRRLGEQGESDSESEVDEVGDEIESLSGVLSITNLHPQHQ
- a CDS encoding uncharacterized protein (MEROPS:MER0078983), with amino-acid sequence MQIVLYSSFFLTFTLFSLDGFVLGASTSVNTRLYSTPLQAVKGQISHKPRSTVPASVVHQQHINRALRRLSLATGRVPPSDSQFLTKIHERIAVEASHSCFHNEKRLNRVGVPGLFKLATATSKEETGGIINLVHGTEDDEGGHSTQLQIESTDVGYFCDAHIGTPARPFKLLVDTGSSDLWIPDENCHGDDENIPGCGPHASIGPNSSSTFQNTREVFFIFYVSGYALGNMVTDHVSIAQLTVQNLKFGAAIRESQSVVSANVPWDGILGLGQPALSRQPNTTSFLDVLKNQNQVSKNVVSFKIPRHLDAHKKNSEGEMTIGGLNPNQYHKNTLVTIKNVNKKGFWEVPIDGLVVNGVQLGWVAHGNRTGVLDTGTSLLVVTPSDADAIHALIPGARFDFGQKQWTIPCTSNTSMTFRFGNRSFTIDPRDLIFDLPINATTCYSGITAGKLGLGSKAWLVGDTILKNMYLSLNRETDEISFAQLK